The DNA sequence ACACTATTGTTTTCTTGCAATACGAATAAAAAACAGGATGAAGGTGAAACCGCCGGGGCATCGACCATCGATCGACCCATCAATTGGAACAATGAAATTATTTACCACGTCATGCAGCGCAGTTTTTACGATAGCAATGGCGACCTACATGGTGACCTCAACGGGTTTACCGAAAAGTTGGACTATCTCAAAGAACTCGGTGTGACCACTATTTTATTCACGCCGTTGTACGAATCGGGTTTCTATCATAATTATTTCCCCACAAATTATGAGAATATCGATCAAGAGTACGGAACCAAGGAAGACTATCTAAATTTCGTCAAGGCCGTACATGATAAGGGGCTTAAGTTCTTGATGGACATGGAAACCCAATATGCCCAAAGCGGACATATTTGGTTTGACGACTCCTATAAAAATCCAGATTCAGAATATGCAGACTTCATCTACTATGCTGACTCCCTCAATCGGTATCCTGAACAAATTTTTATGCCCCCCAAATCACCAATGCACGAGTTTGAGGCATGGCCGGGCGACAAATACCACATCGTTTTGCTCGATGTGAACCATGCACGTGTCAAACAATGGATGATCGATTTCTACAGCTATTGGGTCGATCCAAACAAAGATGGAAATTTCGACGATGGGGTAGACGGCTTTAGAATTGACCATATTATGGACGACTTGGACAACAAAGGGATTTTTACCAACATGTACCAAGACTTTTGGCGACCTATTTTTGAGGCCTGCAAAGACATCAATCCGAATATTTTTGTTTTGGGCGAACAGTCAAACTGGAATGAATACGGCGACCAAATGATAGTGAAAAGTGGTGCAGACGCCGCTTTTAACTTTCCGCTTCGTTTTGCCATAGCTGGGGAAGAGGGCACACACGATATGTACATTGACCCATCATCAAAAGGTGTAACCATGGAACCAAACAGAATTCACAGCGTGGTTTTGGAAAATCTTGCGAAATTCAGTGATAGTACGTTCACGGTGAATTTTTTGGAAAACCATGACACGTCAAGATGGGCGTCAGTGGTCAACGGCAATGAAGACCAAAAACGAAGTGCTGCCATTTTAAACCTTCTTTTGCCAGGGGTACCATCAATTTATTATGGACAGGAGCTGGGGGTCACCGGTCAAAAGCACGAGTGGGGCAGTGACGCCAATCATATTCCCGTTCGCGAGGCTTTTCCATGGACAAGTAATTTTGAGGATTCGGGCAATGCCCTGTGGTATAAAGATGGTGGCGCGGTTTGGGATGTTTCTTTTTGGCAATCGGAGGCCATTCAGCAGTTCAGTCTTGAACATCAAAAGAATGACCCAAATTCGCTGTGGAACCATTATAAAAAACTTATCAAGATTCGAACGAATTATGACAGCTTTCGATTGGGTGATTATGTACCTTTATATGAAAATTTAGAAGGGGTCATAGCCTTTCAACGAGCCTATGGAAATGAAAAGGCGATCGTGATGATCAATATCAACAATGACCCCATAGAAGTGCAAATGGATACCGAAAGTTATGAGGAAGTATATGGGCAGGGTGCTGAAGTTTCCAAGGCTAAAATACTATTGGCCCCCTTTGGCCATTATGTAGCGTTGAACAAATCAGATTGACCTTTTTTTGATAGAAACCCGTAGTTTATGAGATTCTTTTTTTTGATTTTTTGTGCGAGTATTTGTTTAGGGATCAACGCCCAAGATACCGGGCCCAACATCCATACCGTCAAGGATATGGCCTCCGCCTATGTTGCCCCAAGGGATGTTTATGTTCGATTGCCCGAAAAGTACAGTGAAGACAATACCTATCCCGTGCTCTACATGCACGATGGGCAAATGCTCTTTAGCACCCAAGAAACATGGAACGGCCAAAACTGGGGGGTTGATCAAACCATTGATAGTCTTGTAAATAAGGAGATGATCCACGATATCATCGTAGTGGGCATTGCCAATGTAGCTGCTGCCCGACACGCCAATTACTATCCTGAAAAGCCTTTTTTGTCCCTCCCGACTGCAGTTAAAGATTCATTGTTGGCCATTTCAAGAGGTGATGCCAAACTATTTGACAAAACCGTTAATTCAGATGATTACTTAAAATTCTTGGTGTTTGAGGTAAAGCCCTTTATTGATCAAAAGTATTCCACTAAAACGGAAAGTGAACATACCTTCATAGCAGGGTCAAGTATGGGCGGCCTCATCTCTATGTACGCTTTTTTTGAATATCCCGAAGTCTTTGGTGGGGCTGCATGTCTTTCCACCCATTGGATCGGTGGTTTTGTGGATAATGCTATCATTCCGAACAGCTTTAGGGCCTATATCGAACATAGAAGGGGATTGATAGAAGGCAGAAAGTTATATTTTGATACGGGTACCGAAACACTGGATCGCCATTATGGCGCCCATCAACAAAGTATCGATGCCTTGTTCAACGAGCAAAACGGATTGAACAAGTACTATTTGAGCAAGGTCTTTGACGGTGCGGCCCATACGGAAAACGACTGGAAAACACGTTTTCACAATCCGATACGGTTCTTATTACAAAATGAGTGATACAAGGGTGTTGCCCACTGCATACGATTTCGCTATATTTCATAAAAATCCTTAAACCGTATCCAAGGTGTGGTTGCGGTAATTGTTCGGGCTATGAAATTTGATGACATTCAGTCCTTTAACGAATACACCAATGCCAGAAAGCCTAGGCACCGGTTTATCGACATCGGTACATATCCCCAAGACTTCTTGCTATCATCCCCTGCGGTCTATCCGAACTTCTATCGTATTTCCATTAAGTATGGGTTAGAAAATGATAAGAAAAAGGGGTATATGTACTTTTCAAGCCCCAACCAGCCCATTGAATGGAAAACCGATACCCCTTGGAAAGGCTACTATATCAACATTACGGAAGAATTGATCGCCAACAACCAACATTTGCACTATTCATTTTTGAATTATGGATTGCATGAACCCTTATTTCTAAAAAAGGAGGAAGAAACAATCATTACCCAACTGTTTAAAGAAGCCTTGAAAGAATATAATAAAGAGGTTTTTTCAATCGATCTGTTGCTCGCCTACGCCAATTTGCTTTTTGCGCACGTGGCCCAGTTCTATAAAAGGCAATTTGGTGAACGCAAAGAGCAGTATAGCAAATTAGTGGGTGATTTCTTTTCTCTACTTGATAGCTATTATGTTCAACATGGCGAAGACAGCAAAACGGTTCAGCCCTCTGTACATTATTTTGCCGATCGATTGAACGTGACCCCCAACTATTTGAGCGATGTCATTAAATTTTATACGGGCAAACCCGCTTTAGAACATATTCACCAGCATATCGTCAAAGTGGCCAAATCATTGTTGGTTCAGAAAAAGACCACTATTTCAGAAATTGCCTATCAGCTCGGTTTTGAATATCCGAATTATTTTTCCCGTCTTTTTCGCAAAGTGACCGGTGTCTCCCCCTCAATTTTCTCCAACCTGTAATTTGTATCCTTTTTACCTTCATTTGTTTCCATATCCCCATGCTAAAACAAAAGACCTTTGCGCTACAGAGAACTCAAATAAAATCGTATCGCTATGGCTTTTGAAAAAACATTGGATTATACCATTGCCGACACCCTTACGGGCAGAATGGGTGAAGAGGCTTATAAAAAAGCAATTGAACAGCAAAAAACCATTTCTGAACAAGAGTATGCGACATTAAAATACTTGGCAGCATTTGCCGTTCGCCCCATGTTCAGAACACCGGTGCACAAAACCCCTTCAGACCACGGCATGGATATATGGGAAGATGTATATTTTTCATCAGCTGACGGGGTTCCTCTTGAGGGCTGGTACATCCCTTCCGTAAAAGGTGAATCAGATAAGCTGATCATCATCAACCATCCGATGCCGATGAGTCGTTCGGGCTTCACCGGACATTTCGGAGAACCCTTCTCAGGAGTCGATACCCTTGAAATCGATTTTGTGGCACACATGGGCCATCTTTCAAGGGCCGGTTATAACATTTTAGCGTACGATTTGAGAAACCATGGCAATAGTGGAACTGCCAATGGCGGAATCTGTGGTATTGGCAGATATGAGTGGCGAGATGTAGTGGGCGCCCAGCAATATGTGGCGAGTCACCCCAAATTGGGCAAAATGAAGTGTGGACTCTACAATAGATGCACTGGCGGAAATGCCGCATATGAGGCCATGTATCGCCGTCCTGAACTGTTTAAGGATGTGCTCTGCTTCTTCGGACCCATGACCGTTTCAATGACCGCGCTGATGACTTCTTTCGCCGGCCTTATGGGATTGGATCAATACATGGAACTGATGGATCTTGAACAACTGAAACTGGGAGGTTTTACCAATGGGAAGATGCACCCGCAGAAGTACGCGCATGCGGTAGAAGTACCCTACTTCATGGCGGAAGTATTGGATGATGTTTGGACAGACAACCCCAAAGATGCCCAAGAAATCTTTGACAACATACGTTCAGAAGAGAAAGAACTGTTCTGGATCGAAGGAACGAACCGTAGGTTTGACGGCTATAACTACTTCGGTGTACACCCAGAAAAAATGATCGCTTTCTTCGATACGTATATGCAATAAAAAATATAGCGAAAAAGGTACACATGCATTAACGGTCTGGGTGTTTGCCCAGACCGTTTTTGTGTTTAATTGAGTATCTTCCAAATTGGAAAGCAATGGCGATCACACCGTATACGCATTCCATAGTACATCAATGGAACACATTTAGAATAACATGAAACAACTACTTGTCTTGACCCCAATATTCTTTTTCTGTTTGTTCAAAACACCATTGTTGGCCCAACAGCATAATTTTATTGAGGACTATCTAGAGCGATTGGAAAATTCCCGTAACTATTTACTTCTTGTGGCAGAAACAATGCCCGAAGACAAATACGGCTTTAAAGCATCGCCAGAGTCGTTGACCTTTGCCGAGAATTTAATGCATATCGGCTATGCGATGGATTGGCATAGCCAGTCATTGTTGGGTGGCCGAGAATCTAGGGATTGGAACACCGACACTATTTTCAAGGTCGCCGACAAATCCAAAGAAGAAATGATTGCGACAATCGACGACACATTTGATCAAACCATAGCGTTGATCAAAAAATTCGATGCCGACCAATTCGATGACGAGTTGGACTATTTTGGGCTAACGAGAACAAAGCGACAGATCTTTTTATTGCTTGCCGACCACATTACCCATCACAGAGGTCAAATGCTTGTCTATATGAGGTTGAACGGGCTGGTGCCCCCTAGGTATGTGTTGTTTCAATGAAGTGGTTCAGGCCCGAGCGACCATTTCCGCAAAACCACCTATAACCGATCATTCCCCTAAAAAATTGGTTTAACAGAATATACTGTAACAAAACATAAAAATAGGGGTCTAATGGTAAGCAACCATTAGAAAATGAAACAACTGACCCTACTTTTTATAGTGCTGTCACTAGGTTCTTGTGACTTTAGATCATCAAACAGAAAAGACAACCCCCTTAACCAAGATTTGATCGTTGTAGCCGATAGTATATCGCTAATGATGTCAAAATACCATTACAACCCCGCAGAACTTGCCACGGACGAATATCTTGATCTGGAAAAGAAAGTGATGGGTCTTGCAGAAACCGTTGAAACAAAACAAGAATTCATGGATGGGTTCAATGCGCTTTGGAAAAATGGCCCTTTTTCGCACGTAACACTGGGCACATCAGAAAAAAGCGCAGACCAGATGGCTGAATTCATCGATTCACTGCGAGTGGGCGACCACAGCGTTTCACTACAATGGAGGGATACAACGGCCATACTTACCGTGACGACCATGACCGGCATCGACACAAAAGAGCGTGTATTTGAGGCCTATCGCAAAATTGCAGAAAAGGAGACGACATCGCTCGTAATCGATCTTCGAAATAATACCGGAGGAACGTTTGCTGGCGTACCCCTTATCGGTCATGTGCTGACCGACTCCCTTGATGCCGGAATATTTGTTTCCCGAAAATGGTGGGAAAACCATACACGAGCACCCAAGCTAGAAGATGTTCAAGATCTGGTGCCCTGGCAAGGATGGTCGTTAAAGTCGTTTTGGCACGATGTACAAGACAAACCCCTTACCCGTGTACGGTTTGGGCCGATGCAGCCGCACTTCGATGGCCCCGTTTATGTGTTGATCAGTGATAAATCTGCCAGTGCCGCCGAGTTTGCCGTAGATGCACTTGCCCATGAAGAAAAAGTGACCATAATAGGTGAAACCACCGCTGGTGAGATGTTGTCGCAGAAAATGTTCGATCTGCCACAAGGACTGCAATTGTCCCTACCGATTGCGGAATATTACTCCACACGGATCGGAAGAATTGAGGGAACAGGCGTACAGCCCGATATAACTGTTGATCATAGTGTGGCCAAAGATTTGGCCTTATCATTGATCGATGGTATGAAATTAGACGATGCCTTGCCCCAAGCACAACAAAAGGTAGCTGAAATGATGGTACAACCCTTGGCAGACGAAACCATTTACCTGTTTGGCAATATGAACGATTGGGGCAAGAAATGGAATATCACCCCTCGTTTTGAGTATAAGGGAAATGGTATTTATGAAACCTCGACAACCTTTAAAAAAGGACGCTATGAATTTAAAATAGCGCCCATGAACTGGAATTTTGATTATGGGGCAAAACCCGATCAAGAAAAAGTCGTTATCGGGCAAAAGACTTCTCTGGCAAGAGTGCCCGGAAGCAGCAATCTCATACTGGTTGTTGAAGAGGAGGCAAAGCTGACGTTTAGTCTGGACGTCAGTGATGAAAAGGCTGCGGTATTGCAGATAACAAAAAATTAAGAACGGCGGTACAGCACGTTCAAATCAATTTTTTTTTCAAATGCCTCTTGGCCAATTGATTTTCGGTGAGGTCAATGGCTTTTTCCAAGGTAGGTCTCCATTGCCGATCACCTATTTCCTTGAGCAATTCGGCCTTGATGGCATAGAAAAGCCCTATTGATCCGTAGTCGGAGGTCTTCTCAAGAACCTTAAATTCAGTCAATGCCCGTTCGGCCCCATGAACTTTTGAAAAGGGCACGATTCGATTCAGGGCGGCCATGGGCGAATACTGTGTTTTCAACTGTAGGTCATAGAGTTTCAGAATGCTTCCCCAATCGGTCCCCGCAAAGGTCTTGGCGGTTGAATGGTAATACGAGACCGCTGCTTCAAGGTGATAGTTCGAGGGCAGTTTATCTTCCGTTCCGGCATTTTCGAGATGCCGAATACCTATACCTATCAATTCGCGGTTATATTTTGAACGGTCTTGGTGCTCAAGATCGACCATTTCGCCCTGGGTATCAAGCCGCGCATCAAAACGGGCCGCATGAAAGCACATCAGGGCAATAAGGGCTTCTAAATTCGGATGTTGGCAATAAGAATTTTTCTTTAAGAGCAGGGCCAATCGCATGGCCTCATAGCAGATATCCCGTTTCAATACTTGTGAGCCCGCAGTCACCGAATACCCTTCGGTAAAGAGCAGGTAAATGACCCGAAGTACAACGAACAGACGCGATTGAAGGCCCATTTCAACCGGTACCTGAAGCCATGGTACTTTCTCTTTGAACTTCTTTTTGGCACGTGTGTATGATTTGGCCACGGCAGCTTCTTTTTTGAGCAAGGCCTTGGCCAGTTCAACATTGCCAAAACCCCCGATCAGCTTCAAGCTCAAGATAATCTGGTGCTCTGTTGACAGCGAAGGGTGGCAACAGGCAAAAATCATCTTCAACTGACTATCGTTTATGGTGTCATCTAAATGTATTTCCTTAGGTTCAAATTCACTTTTTTCAAGAAGGGGGCCATCACCCGATTGCACCATCTTTTTATCTCTTCGCAATCGATCGATCAGTTGGTTGTGCGCCACCCTCAACAACCAAGCCGCAGGGTTCTTTGGCGGTTCTTTGTAGCCCCATACCTGCATGGCCTTGATCAGCGCCTCTTGTACGGCATCTTCAATACTTTCGAGATGTGACGGCCCGAACTTGTTTACCAGATATGAGACCATCTTACCGTATTCATGCCTGAACACATGTTCGACAAGCACTCCGTTTTCTGTTGATCGCATATATAAAAATATAAAGTCCGATGCTAGCATCGGACTTTATGCCTCAGTATTGTTCTTTTTACATGTCCATGGACAAAATCTCACGGACCTCCACATTGCCCTTATTTTCAAAAATCGGGCACCCTTTTGATATCTCTACGGCTTCATCAAGACTGTCGGCGGTAACGATCAAATAACCGCCTACCACTTCCGCACCTTCGGCAAAAGGGCCGTCAGTGATTACCTCGCCTGCTTTTTCAACTACCTTTCCTGTCTCGGCCAGGGGTAGGCCATCAACTAATTTTCCCTGTTCTTTGAGTCCGCCCATCCAGACGCCCCATTTTTGCATATGGGCCTGTACGACCTCTGGCGGTTGGTTTCTCCATTCGGGGTCTCCCCCCCTAAATAAATACAAAAAATTACTCATCGGTTTCGGTTTTGTGTCCATCAAGGTGGACTGATTTGTACTTTGTTTTCATCTAGATGACGAAAACGATAAGCTACATTGGACAATCGCTATAAATTTATTCAAAAGAATCGTTCAAATGTCATATAATCGCCTGCCTTCAGACGGTATCTTTGCAGACAAACAATCTGTCAATGCACCATATAGATATCGAACTGGTCGAAATGACCTTAGACATTATGAAATATGTCATCAACCGCATCACCAATCTTTCACCCGAGCTTGGCTGTCCAAAAAAAGAAGAGGAACTGAAACAACTAGTGGGCGATACCATTACCCCCGAGGGGATCGGTGGTGAAAAAGCGTTTCAGCTCTTTCGCGATGTTTTGGTAAAGGCCACGGTACCCATCGATCATCCGAGACATCTGGCATTTGTACCGGCTGCACCGACAAGGGCGGCCATCATGTTCGATTTGGTCACCTCGGCCTCGAGCATTCACGGGGCCTATTGGATGGAGGGCGCCGGTGGCATTTTCTGTGAGAACGAGGCCATGAAATGGTTGGTATCGTTAACGGGTATGCCCAAATCTGCCTTTGGCGTCTTTACCAGCGGTGGTACAGCTGCAAACTTATCGGCCATGGTCACTGCACGGGAATATTGGCGAAAGAACCCAGAGAACCAAAATAAAAAGGGGCTCATCATTACCTCTATCGGGGCACACTCATCGGTCAAGACCATGGCCACGGTCATCGATGCCGATGTACTTACAGTCGATACGGAAGACTTGATGACCGCAGCCATGTTGCAACAGAAAATAGTCGAGTTGGATGCCCAGCAACGAAAACGACTCTTCGCCGTGGTGGCCACGGGGGGCACTACCAATGCCGGTATCATAGACGATCTTGAGGGCATTGCCAATTTGTGCCAAAAAGAGAACCTTTGGTTTCATGTCGATGCCGCCTATGGCGGAGGGGCTTTGATAGCCGAATCGGCAAGACCACTGTTCAAAGGAATCGAAAAAGCCGATAGCATAACCATAGATCCGCATAAGTGGATGTTCTCGCCCTACGATTGCGGTGCCATCATCTATAAGAATCCTGAATTGGCTAGGGAGGCCCATTCGCAAGAGGGCTCGTATTTGGATATTTTCAAGGATGAAGGAGCCCGTGGCTTCAGCCCTGCCAATTACCAAATACAGCTCACAAGACGGCTCAGGGGAATGCCCTTGTGGTTTTCATTGGCCATGCACGGCACCGATAAATACAAATGGGCCGTCGAAATGGGTATCGAACTCGCCAATTTGGCCGGAAAGCTCATCGAAGCACTACCCCATGTTGAACTGGTTCGCGAACCCAGTCTATCGTGCGTGTTGTTCAGAAGAAAGGGATGGTCGCCCGAAACCTATAAAAACTGGACCTATGAAAACCATCGAAAAGGATTCGCCCTTGTGGCCCCTACCCAATGGAAAACAGGAGATGAATATGAAACCGTGGCCCGTTTCTGTTTTATCAATCCACATAGCACGGAAGATGACATCAAGGCCATTTTAGATACCATGGCCTAGCCAATTATCAAAATAGCTTTATCTGCCCTGACTTGTACTGCGCATGAAGATCGGTACGCAATTTGGGAAATGTCTTGTCCGCAAAATACCTTTGCCTTGCCAACCTCGCCATTTCATGTATCTGTTGGGCCACTTTGCCCTCGCCTCGACTTCGAATACCAAAGCGGCTGTCGTTGATACTGCCCCCGTGGCAATCTTGAATAAGGTGCAACACTTTTTCGGCACGATCGGGCATGGCCTTTTTGATCCAATCCGTAAAAATTTGGCCGATGGCACCATTCAATCGCACCACGGTAATGCCAAATGATCTTGCGCCATTGTCAGCAACCGTCTCGGCCAATTTCAATAGCTCATGGCTGTTGATACCCGGTATCATAGGGGCCAACATGGCATTTACCGGAATGTCGTTTTCAGACAGTGTCTTAACGGTTTGCAATCGTCTTTTGATAGTGGCCGTCCGTGGTTCCAGCAGCCTTCGGGTCTTTTCTGACAAAGAGGTGATGGAAACATTCACCGCTACCAATTGATGCTCGTTCAATTGTTTCAAAATATCGAGATCCCTCAAAATCAAGGCGTTCTTTGTGATGATGCCAACGGGGTGCCGGTATTTCAAGAAAACCTCCAAACACTTTCTGGTGATTTCAAACTTCTTCTCGGCTGGTTGATAACAATCGGTGTTGCCCGACATGACAATGGTGGCCGCTTTCCACCGCTTGTTCTTTATTTTCTCTTCCAGCAGTTGGGGCGCCGCCTTTTTGACCAGGATCTTTCGCTCAAAATCCAAGCCTGCGCTATATCCCCAAAACTCATGGGCATTTCTGGCATAGCAGTAGATACAGCCATGCTCACAACCCTGATAGGGATTCATGGAATACCCCATACCAACATCAGGACTCGTCACTTTGTTCACAATGGTCTTCGGAAATATGGGAATGTAGGCCGTTTTACTCTTGTCAGCTTCCTCACCCTCTAGGCGACAGAACTCCAAGAAATCATCCCTTAGCTCATAAACATGCTGTAAAAAGCGATTGTGTACATTTTGTTGTGCGCCACGACCTTTGAGGTATTTTTTTGAAGACATTTATTGGATTTATTCCAAATTTATGGAATATTTCCCAATAACAATTATGGTCTTTGTAGTCTCATGGTCCCTGAATCCGCAAAGCCCAACATCAAGGTATCGGCGGCTACCGAAAAATCAAATTCGGCATAAGTGGTATTTGGCACTATGGCCTCTGAAATGGCATTATAAAATGCCCCTGCAAAGGGTGTGTCGGCCACTTCGGTAGTGGTAAAGGAAGTCAATGTCAACGTGCTGCCCGTCAATTCATAGTTTCCACCAAAAGTATTGGCCGTAGTCGTGCCAGAATAATCTCCGCTGCTTTCAAATACAATGGAGATGACCTCGGCATCGGGGGTCTGAAACCCAATTGACTGCCCCGACAAGATTACCGACATGACCCGCCAGTTGCCCGTAACAGCATTGTTTTGAGAATCATCGGAATCATCACATCTTACCCCTAACAAAATTATTGAGGCCAAAGCGCAAACCAATACTATTCTCTTGCCAAACATGCTTCGTCAATTAAAGGCGATTTTCACCAGCTGTTTTTTATTGCCCCGTTTTGCATAAAAAAGCATTTCGTCATCATCTTCATCTTTCAACGGCTTTGAGACCATTAAGGGCAATCGTGCTTCTTGGGCATCGATGATGCGTTCGTAATCCATCTTTCCGTTTTCATCCAACGAAATCAAGAACACATTGCGGTTACTACTCAAGCCCTGTTTGAATATCAACCGTTCTCCGTTGATCAATTGGGGATTGTTTGCCGATGTACAGATGAAGAAATAGGTCTTGCCATCTTTGTTATGGGTCGAATATGACGCATAGGCACCATCGCCCTGCGTTACCTCGGTCTTGTTGATGTTGCGTGCCCAAATCATGTCGCCGTTGGCGGTGAGCTTGGCACTGACAATATCGTTGTGGTGGTAGCGATCTACTTTAATACGCTGCCCTGCCCCAGTGGGGTGCATGCTGTGGGTGACAAAATACTCTTCGGCGTTGAAAAGAATTTCATTCTCACCGGTCACCTCAACATTCTTGAAAATCAGGTTTTTGATCTCTTTGTCATCTTCCCGGCCAAACTTGTCTTCCATGAATTGTTGGGTGAAGGGACCGTACTTCTTTGATTTGACGACCAGATCGTACGGGTTTAGCTCAAAGTATGAAAGTCCGTTATAGCGATTGTCCTTCCGATCTGCATAAAATCCGACACAAAGCAATCGCCCATCGTGTAAAACGGGATACAGTGCCTCTGAATATTTACCGGGATCATCAAACGATCGGGTCTTGATTCCATTTTTGGTGATGCGCACCATTTCATATTGAAATCTGCGCTCATCGACCCGAAAACGCTTCTTTTTGAAATAGGCCTTGCCCGTGATATAGATCTCGCCCAAGTCTTGTGACATGGCCACATTCTCAAATGCGTAGTTCTTCTCTTCTATCTCGGACGAAAAATCAAATTCGCCCCGTTTGTTCAAATCATCATCATATAGATGTATGGTGTGTTTGTTGTTCTTTCCCTTTTTGTGATGGGTACTGATCACAAAGCCAGACTTGTCTTGATTGAACAATACCGTAGTGGTAAAGCCCTTCGAAAAATTGCGGTTGTAGTAATTTTTCCCCAATGCGCCGCTTACGGCTTGCGACTGAATGGACAATAGCTTGGTGGGCTTGAAATCAAAATATTCGATGGGACTGGTATGTACCCAGTACTCATATTGCTCCCGTTCAAAATCGTAGTTCAAAAAGAGAAGGCTGAGTCTTCCGTTCTTAAAAAAACCATCTACAAATTGTAGTCCGCGCAATTTGTAATTGTACTCTGAAACCAGTTCGAGATCACTGTTGTAATGCTCGATGAAATACCCCTTGGGCTTTAAGATGAGTCCTTGAAAATAGGCTCTCACCAAAATATAGCCTCCCGAGCCATCGTCTTCGATGACCATTAGGTTCGAATAGCGATAACGATCGTTCAATTTCTCACCAAAATCGTAGGTGACGGGCATTTTTTTTGCGTCTTGCCCATATATGCCCAGGCTTATGAACAATAGACAAGCCAGAAGTAGCGAATGCTTCATAATCACAGGTTTGGTCTAACCTGGCTATGATCCCTTGAAATTGGCTTTTCGCTTTTCTAAAAAGGCCGAGGTACCTTCTTTAAAGTCGTCGGTGCCAAAGCACTCCCCAAAAGCCTTTATCTCATGGGCATAGCCATCGGTATCATAGCTATAACCCGCATTTACGGCTTTTATTGCATGTTTTATGGCCGATGGGGAGTTATTCGATATCTTACCGGCCAGTTTTCGACATAGGGGCAATAATTCTTCTTGGGACACCACATAGTTGACCAAGCCAAATTCCAAGGCTTTATCAGCAGAGATCATCATTGCGGTCATGATCATTTCCATGGCACGGCCCCTACCGACCAAACGCGGTA is a window from the Muricauda sp. SCSIO 65647 genome containing:
- a CDS encoding RNA polymerase sigma factor, with amino-acid sequence MRSTENGVLVEHVFRHEYGKMVSYLVNKFGPSHLESIEDAVQEALIKAMQVWGYKEPPKNPAAWLLRVAHNQLIDRLRRDKKMVQSGDGPLLEKSEFEPKEIHLDDTINDSQLKMIFACCHPSLSTEHQIILSLKLIGGFGNVELAKALLKKEAAVAKSYTRAKKKFKEKVPWLQVPVEMGLQSRLFVVLRVIYLLFTEGYSVTAGSQVLKRDICYEAMRLALLLKKNSYCQHPNLEALIALMCFHAARFDARLDTQGEMVDLEHQDRSKYNRELIGIGIRHLENAGTEDKLPSNYHLEAAVSYYHSTAKTFAGTDWGSILKLYDLQLKTQYSPMAALNRIVPFSKVHGAERALTEFKVLEKTSDYGSIGLFYAIKAELLKEIGDRQWRPTLEKAIDLTENQLAKRHLKKKLI
- a CDS encoding YciI family protein, giving the protein MSNFLYLFRGGDPEWRNQPPEVVQAHMQKWGVWMGGLKEQGKLVDGLPLAETGKVVEKAGEVITDGPFAEGAEVVGGYLIVTADSLDEAVEISKGCPIFENKGNVEVREILSMDM
- a CDS encoding pyridoxal phosphate-dependent decarboxylase family protein; this encodes MHHIDIELVEMTLDIMKYVINRITNLSPELGCPKKEEELKQLVGDTITPEGIGGEKAFQLFRDVLVKATVPIDHPRHLAFVPAAPTRAAIMFDLVTSASSIHGAYWMEGAGGIFCENEAMKWLVSLTGMPKSAFGVFTSGGTAANLSAMVTAREYWRKNPENQNKKGLIITSIGAHSSVKTMATVIDADVLTVDTEDLMTAAMLQQKIVELDAQQRKRLFAVVATGGTTNAGIIDDLEGIANLCQKENLWFHVDAAYGGGALIAESARPLFKGIEKADSITIDPHKWMFSPYDCGAIIYKNPELAREAHSQEGSYLDIFKDEGARGFSPANYQIQLTRRLRGMPLWFSLAMHGTDKYKWAVEMGIELANLAGKLIEALPHVELVREPSLSCVLFRRKGWSPETYKNWTYENHRKGFALVAPTQWKTGDEYETVARFCFINPHSTEDDIKAILDTMA
- a CDS encoding PA0069 family radical SAM protein; translated protein: MSSKKYLKGRGAQQNVHNRFLQHVYELRDDFLEFCRLEGEEADKSKTAYIPIFPKTIVNKVTSPDVGMGYSMNPYQGCEHGCIYCYARNAHEFWGYSAGLDFERKILVKKAAPQLLEEKIKNKRWKAATIVMSGNTDCYQPAEKKFEITRKCLEVFLKYRHPVGIITKNALILRDLDILKQLNEHQLVAVNVSITSLSEKTRRLLEPRTATIKRRLQTVKTLSENDIPVNAMLAPMIPGINSHELLKLAETVADNGARSFGITVVRLNGAIGQIFTDWIKKAMPDRAEKVLHLIQDCHGGSINDSRFGIRSRGEGKVAQQIHEMARLARQRYFADKTFPKLRTDLHAQYKSGQIKLF
- a CDS encoding META domain-containing protein → MFGKRIVLVCALASIILLGVRCDDSDDSQNNAVTGNWRVMSVILSGQSIGFQTPDAEVISIVFESSGDYSGTTTANTFGGNYELTGSTLTLTSFTTTEVADTPFAGAFYNAISEAIVPNTTYAEFDFSVAADTLMLGFADSGTMRLQRP